In the genome of Deinococcus radiopugnans ATCC 19172, the window CACAGCAACACTTTCGGCGGCGGCGCGCTGGCAATGGCGGTGGGCCTCAAGTCGCTGGAGTACCTGATCGAGAACGATCTGCCTGCCCGCAGCCTGGAACTGGGGCGCGTGGGTCTGGAGCGCTTGCGGGCCACCCAGCAGAACTACCCCCGCCTGCTGGAAAACGTGCGCGGCCAGGGCCTGCTGCTGGCGATGCAGTTTCAGCCGATGCTGGGGGTGCCGCTGCCCGGCGTCCTCAAGGAACTGGTGTTCGAGGCCACCGCCCTGCTGGCCCTGCGAGAGCTGCATGAGTCCGGCGTGATGGCCAACCTGAGCCTGAGCAGCAAGCGCACCGTGCGCCTGACTCCCGCGCTGGACATGCCGCGCGACGTGTTCGACACCCTGTTTGACCGGGTAGACGACTTTGCGAAGCGACGCCCCGTCTCGCGCGACCTGCTGACCGGAACGCCGCCAGTGCTGACTGCCCGACTGGCGAAATTTGCCGCCAGCAAGCCCAAGAAGCGCACCCCCAGCGACGGCTGATACAACCTCCGATTGACTCATTGGTGGGCCGGGAAGACGCTGGTTTGCCAACGAAACAGACAGCATCCGGATGAGGCGCTTCAGGGGCACGGAAGCCGCGCTGGCCCGCGCAGGGCATGCACCTGAGGCTGGACCCTGAACAATCCTTTACAGACGTATGTTTCCTCACAATTTGCCCTGGTGTTGGGGTACGCTCCAGCCATGTGGCCTTTCGGAAAAAGTACAGCGGATAGAGTCAAGGACGCCCTGAACGAGCAGCCCCGCCTGAAAGACCTGGGGTTGCAGGTGCAGGAAAAGGGCGGCAACGTTACCGTGACCGGCATGGTGCCCAATGACCGCTACGGCAACCTGGTCAAGGTGGTGGCCGAGGGCATCAACGGGGTCAAGAGCGTGGACACCAGCGGCCTGATCGCCCAGGAAGCGCCCCAGCAGGCCCAGGCGGCAGCGCCGCAGGACGCGGGTCCCAGCGCCTCGGACAATTCGTTCACCTCCGGCCCGGCCAGCGGCGGCACCGAGATTCCGGCCACCTCCAGCGCCAAGCCCGCCCCCGCCGCGCCCAGCATGGAGGCGGAGGTCAAGGAGATGGAGGAGCGCAGCAAGATTGCCAAGGCCGTGCATCAGGCCATCCGCAACAACGGCGAGCTGAAGGACGATCCCATCGACGTGTTGCAGAGCGGCAAGAGCGTGATCCTGCGCGGCGTGGTGGACAGTGACCACGAGCAGCGTCTGGCCGAGAAACTGGCCCGTGAGGTCGACGGCGTGTCCGGGGTGGACATCAGCGGCCTGCGCGTGGCCGCCGGGGCCAAGGAACTGAGCAAGGAAAAGGACACCCAGACCGGCGACACCGTGTACACCGTCCAGTCCGGCGATACGCTGGGCGCGATTGCCCAGAAGTACTATGGCAACGCGGCCGAGTACAAGAAGATCGCCCACTACAACAACATCAGCAACCCTGACCTGATCAAGGTGGGCCAGCAGATTCGCATTCCCGGCTGAACTTCGCCGGAACAGCAGGCCGCCTCAGCACTGGGGCGGCCACTTTTCTTCCCACCATTATCACACTCTGATATCGGACACTGACCGTGGAGATGGAGGTCTGCTGATGGATGTGAATCTCTTCAAGGGCAATCTCGATCTGATCCTGCTGAGCGTACTCGAGCAGGAAGGCGGCTATGGACAGGACATTGCCAAGCGGGTGGACGCGCTGACGCAGGGGCAGATCACGCTGAATGCCGGAAGCCTGTACCCGGCCCTGCACCGTCTGGAGCGCGCTGGATTTCTGAGCGCGTCCCTGACTCAGCCCGCGCGTGGGGGGCCGCCGGTCAAGACCTACCTGCTGACCGCGTCGGGCCGCACCGAA includes:
- a CDS encoding BON domain-containing protein — translated: MWPFGKSTADRVKDALNEQPRLKDLGLQVQEKGGNVTVTGMVPNDRYGNLVKVVAEGINGVKSVDTSGLIAQEAPQQAQAAAPQDAGPSASDNSFTSGPASGGTEIPATSSAKPAPAAPSMEAEVKEMEERSKIAKAVHQAIRNNGELKDDPIDVLQSGKSVILRGVVDSDHEQRLAEKLAREVDGVSGVDISGLRVAAGAKELSKEKDTQTGDTVYTVQSGDTLGAIAQKYYGNAAEYKKIAHYNNISNPDLIKVGQQIRIPG
- a CDS encoding PadR family transcriptional regulator, whose amino-acid sequence is MDVNLFKGNLDLILLSVLEQEGGYGQDIAKRVDALTQGQITLNAGSLYPALHRLERAGFLSASLTQPARGGPPVKTYLLTASGRTELRRRREGYAAFDQALRSLW